One genomic window of Trichlorobacter lovleyi includes the following:
- a CDS encoding cytochrome C, which translates to MKKVFFICALLIYGLLIFNQQQSSAEKMSHKEYAKLELKDCNECHKAQGIPLSHDNDWAGKHHQNTDWMGEHRAIAGKGGANCVECHTQAFCSDCHFGGGADVELRKNSFQQNYVPKNHRSDFISIHPIKAKDNPQTCTRCHNQKYCSDCHARFPKGSLRIKSHNPLGQNGQKYWAMDHSTEARRNLMSCQTCHPSGDVCIQCHSSGKVRPHPRNFKAGNFRDKTNGKMCLKCHLPGTY; encoded by the coding sequence GTGAAAAAAGTTTTTTTCATCTGCGCATTACTCATCTATGGCCTGTTGATATTCAATCAGCAGCAGTCCAGTGCAGAGAAGATGTCGCATAAAGAGTACGCCAAGCTAGAGCTCAAAGACTGCAATGAATGTCACAAGGCTCAAGGCATCCCCCTGTCCCATGACAACGACTGGGCCGGAAAACACCACCAGAATACCGACTGGATGGGTGAGCACCGGGCAATAGCCGGCAAGGGTGGTGCAAACTGTGTTGAATGTCATACCCAGGCATTCTGCAGCGATTGCCATTTTGGCGGTGGCGCTGATGTTGAACTGCGTAAAAACAGTTTTCAACAAAACTATGTTCCCAAGAATCACCGCAGTGATTTCATCAGTATCCACCCGATCAAGGCCAAGGACAATCCCCAGACCTGTACCCGCTGCCACAATCAGAAGTACTGCAGCGACTGCCATGCCCGCTTCCCCAAGGGCTCTCTGCGGATCAAGTCTCACAACCCACTGGGGCAGAATGGACAAAAGTATTGGGCAATGGATCACAGCACTGAGGCCCGTAGAAACCTGATGTCATGCCAGACCTGTCATCCCAGCGGCGATGTCTGTATTCAATGCCACAGCAGCGGCAAGGTGCGACCGCACCCACGTAACTTCAAAGCAGGTAATTTTAGAGACAAGACCAATGGCAAGATGTGTCTTAAGTGCCACTTGCCAGGGACCTATTAA
- a CDS encoding C-type polyheme cytochrome OmcB, protein MQIRRLAMTLFCALPMAALMYGCGSSSKEGSSSLSDVATVGDTACIQCHSSLTEPLTGESLITQYQQSSPHNANGVGCEACHGGGTQHNGVGPIPYPIPDANRCATCHNGLIAQATNANTAFETSNHVDGTPSHTSGVCVRCHTHEGAVLSNKSGFTGDGTVIDGGVYLPPAYTGAYTGIKCETCHEHGGGLRSIIAKDTLGRDVAWNPSKTSGAKNNQFNLCTSCHTMYDYTGNKLLADGIITVNGALTGTVGHHTTSWYRMIASTHFDDPLTTTTIEGYNIRKNGATPCFDCHGHEAKTGTRYGNTTTPSIHTDWAQSGHAGKLLANKYASNGGSPTVASVFSAGAIEATGAAWVHYDWDATTTVTAGVATPNRGACQKCHTATGISNMLNNPDTYDNTGAGNDFTHLSGWKKATATASTVSSGQNEVLYCWGCHSNAGKGTLRNTTKAVLDFTYQSQPIVITNAGKSTACVTCHGGRGNVESPRSTRFQGHHAPTAGFMYNEKTHMGYEYAGKDYSNATTHFQHDTIGANADGPCASCHMGNKSHTFAAVTETAGTITGITNQTLCNTCHTVGGPYEMTATKLEEEKLGYQQASTILNNYVNNVYTNPINHAVSTAAADSAQPYYYLNVSNDVYGAFQNAKISADEPGAYVHNRTYVKRLIFDSIDFMDNGVLDGTITLSSAMMTAYPDAVAWLRANATTGVASRP, encoded by the coding sequence ATGCAGATACGAAGATTAGCCATGACGCTGTTTTGTGCGCTTCCCATGGCAGCACTGATGTACGGCTGCGGCTCGTCCAGCAAAGAGGGATCAAGCTCTTTATCTGACGTAGCAACCGTTGGCGACACTGCCTGCATCCAGTGTCACAGCTCTCTTACAGAACCACTTACAGGGGAAAGCCTTATAACCCAGTATCAGCAAAGCTCACCGCACAATGCAAATGGTGTCGGCTGTGAGGCCTGCCATGGTGGTGGCACACAACACAATGGCGTTGGCCCAATACCTTATCCAATTCCAGATGCCAATCGCTGTGCAACCTGTCATAATGGCCTAATCGCCCAAGCTACCAATGCAAACACAGCCTTTGAAACATCGAATCATGTTGATGGGACTCCTTCCCACACCTCTGGCGTCTGCGTACGCTGCCACACCCATGAGGGCGCTGTACTCTCCAACAAGAGTGGCTTCACCGGTGACGGTACCGTGATTGATGGTGGTGTATACCTGCCTCCCGCATATACAGGGGCATACACCGGCATCAAGTGCGAAACCTGCCATGAGCATGGCGGCGGGCTGCGCAGTATTATTGCAAAAGACACCTTGGGCAGAGATGTTGCCTGGAACCCCAGCAAGACCAGTGGCGCAAAAAACAACCAGTTCAATCTCTGCACCAGTTGCCACACCATGTATGACTACACAGGCAACAAACTTTTGGCTGATGGTATCATCACTGTGAATGGCGCCCTCACCGGTACAGTTGGACACCATACTACTAGCTGGTACCGGATGATTGCTTCAACTCACTTTGACGACCCTTTAACCACAACAACAATTGAAGGCTACAACATCCGCAAAAACGGAGCCACCCCCTGTTTTGATTGCCACGGTCACGAAGCAAAAACTGGCACACGGTATGGAAATACGACAACTCCTTCAATTCACACCGACTGGGCACAGTCAGGTCACGCAGGGAAGTTGCTTGCCAACAAGTATGCCTCAAACGGCGGAAGCCCTACTGTCGCATCCGTATTTTCTGCTGGCGCAATTGAAGCAACCGGTGCTGCCTGGGTTCATTACGACTGGGATGCAACCACAACGGTTACCGCAGGTGTCGCAACACCTAACCGTGGTGCCTGCCAAAAATGTCACACCGCAACCGGTATTTCAAACATGCTTAATAACCCTGATACCTATGACAATACCGGTGCAGGTAATGACTTCACACATCTCTCAGGCTGGAAAAAGGCCACCGCAACTGCTTCAACCGTTTCATCAGGCCAGAATGAAGTATTGTACTGCTGGGGCTGCCACAGCAACGCCGGCAAAGGCACCCTGCGCAACACCACCAAAGCTGTGCTTGATTTCACCTATCAATCACAACCTATCGTCATTACCAATGCTGGCAAATCAACCGCCTGCGTAACTTGCCACGGCGGTCGAGGTAACGTTGAAAGCCCACGCAGCACCAGATTCCAGGGGCACCACGCTCCGACTGCTGGCTTCATGTACAATGAGAAGACTCATATGGGTTATGAGTATGCTGGCAAGGATTACTCCAACGCCACGACCCACTTCCAGCATGACACCATCGGTGCAAATGCAGATGGTCCGTGCGCAAGCTGCCATATGGGCAACAAGAGCCATACTTTTGCAGCTGTTACTGAAACCGCTGGTACAATTACCGGCATTACCAACCAAACGCTGTGCAACACTTGCCACACCGTTGGCGGCCCCTATGAAATGACCGCCACCAAGCTTGAAGAAGAGAAGCTTGGCTACCAGCAGGCAAGCACCATTCTGAACAACTATGTTAACAACGTGTACACAAACCCGATCAACCACGCTGTAAGTACTGCCGCGGCCGATTCGGCACAGCCGTACTATTACCTGAACGTATCAAATGACGTGTACGGTGCTTTCCAAAACGCCAAGATCAGTGCTGACGAGCCAGGTGCTTATGTTCACAACCGCACCTATGTCAAGCGCCTGATCTTCGATTCCATCGACTTCATGGATAACGGTGTTCTTGATGGCACGATTACCCTTTCCTCGGCGATGATGACTGCCTATCCTGACGCAGTCGCCTGGTTACGTGCAAACGCTACAACCGGTGTAGCATCACGCCCGTAG